CGTTTCAATTTTGATGGTGGAGAGACGAAAATAGAGATCCCTGCGGAAGCGTCCCTGTTCCACCAGGTCAACCAGCGGCGTTTGCGATGCGGCAATCACACGCAGATCCAGCTGCACAGGCTGCGTGGAGCCCAGGCGGTGAATGGCTCGGGTTTCCAGCACGCGCAATAATTTGGCCTGAAGGATCAACGGCATACTGTCAATTTCATCCAGAAACAGGATCCCTTTATCAGAGGCTTCTATATAGCCAGCCCGGGCATGGCTGGCCCCGGTATACGCTCCGGCCATTACCCCAAACAGCTCGCTTTCGGCAAGGTTTTCGGGAATAGCGGCACAATTCACCGGCACCAGCGGGCCTTTAACGCCGGAAAGCTGATAGATACGACGGGTCAGCGTGTCTTTTCCGGTACCCGTTTCTCCTTCCAGCAGAAGGTCAACTTTCAGTGGGGCCAGCGTATTAACCATAGGATGCAGCCTGGCATGTATGTCTCCTGTAGGCAGCTCAATCTTGTCGGTTTTATCACTTGCCGTAAGCATATTTTCTCCTGTCTTCCCGCAGACGAATTTTTACAAATTCACGTTACAACCTGATGCGAAATAAGAGACGAAACAGCGCGATCCCGATGCGCAGATGACCCGCTGTTAACCTTCAATTTCATTTACTATTTACCAGTGCGCACGGCGGCGGCTATCAGTTTCCTCTGAACTTGTTGTGAGGATCTCCGTGCTGCAACGTAGGGAAATCCCTACAAAAAAACAGTATGTCGATGAAAATTAGATGTAAATAGATGCATTATTTAGATTGCTAATCGTTAAGGTTTTGTAATTTAGATTGCAGAAATAACTGGTTTATTTCTGCGGAATGGAACTCTCGTCCCGAACCAGCCACCTATCTCCTGATAAGCCTGACAGCGATCCTGAAGGGCTGATTCTCAGATCGACTCATTTCAATGACTGGAGGTGCCTGTGAATGGTATGAAAATTGGTGGCGGTGCTGGCGGCGGATCGATTGGCGGGCTGGAGAGTGTTGTCGGCAAGTTTACCGATGCCGCTAAAAAGCCCGAAACGAATACCGGCGGCGCAGAAAAAGGCGGCAACAGCCCGCTGAATTTTGGCGCAAGTGCGTTGAGTAAAGTTGCCGACCAGGGCGTGCAGTTTGGCAGCCAGGGCGGAGGCGTTTCCAAACTGGCGAACTCCAGCAGCGGTAGCGAAGGCGGTCAGGGGGTAGGGAGTGGTGACAGCAACAGCGCCATGAACAACATTACCCAATTGCTGAACGCCATCGTGCAATTGCTGAAAGGTCAGAGCGGAGAGGAGAGCGGCAAAACCGGTAACGATGCCAGCAGCGGCAATGGCAGCGGCAGCCAGGGCACGCAAAACGCCTCGGACAGCGGTGATATGCTGACGCAGCTGATGGAAATGATTAAGAAAATGCTGGGGCAATCCTCTGAGGGATCTGAGGGTACCGGCCAGTCAGGTACGGGTGGCAGCGGCGCTTCTTCTCCAACTGCGCAGAGCAGCAAGGGGTCTGAGGAGAGCAGCCAGGACAGCAACGGGCTGGCAGGTAAACTGGGCGGTGCGCTACAGATGTTGGGCCTGGGTGCCATTCTCTCTGCACTGCAGGGAAGTGGAGCCACGGGCGCGCAGGGCGGTGGTGAAAGCAGCAAATAGCGCTCTCTTCTCCGGTCATCATTTTGAAAAGGAACTGACCGGAGGGTGACCAGGCGGGCGATGGTAAATCGCCCTCTTTTTTTTATGACGGGAGATTCTATGCCGCATCATAACCTGAGCGCCAGGCCGGCCCATTCATCCCACCGCAGCCAGCGAGCGCATGAAACTGTCTCGCTGCCCGGTAAGCCAGGGCTTAAGGGGACACGCCACGGCTGCGCGCTGACGGTGACGGAAAGTCAGCAACAGATCCTGAAAAAAGCCAACAAGGCGATTGAGGATACCTGGAAAGCGCTGGATAAAGGATCGGCCAACCAGTTGCATGACGTGATTTATACCCGTGGCGACGTGGTGAAAAGAACCGTTGCGGTGCAGTCAACCCCTTACTCTGTGGACAATCAGGCCTGGAAAGCGGCCCATTTTCGTGCCGGTAACTGCGGTGAGATGGCGGCGGTGAATGCGCTGATGCTGGCTTCATCAGGGATCAGTGAGCCCGTTGCGGTATGCCATGCTATCGATGCCGATCATGGCTTTGTTATGGTGGGTGACCGTCGTGCCAACGGCCAGCGAATTTACTCCGATGCCTGGCCTCTGTATGGGCGTGCCGATATGGAGAGAAACTATGACCTGTCAAAACATTACCGCATTGTGAAGGAGTATGCCCCCCAGGCTGCGGATCCGCAGATACGTGAGGCGTTGATTCACGGAGATAAGGCATCACACAGCGATGTGGACAGGCTCTATCGTGATGAGATGCGGAGACGGGGGATGCCCATTTCTAAAGAGGATGCTCATTCGCTGAAGCATATTGCCCGACGTCACGGTGGGCAAAGTTATCAACAGCTACAGGCGTCCCGCAATATTAATATGTATTACCAGACAGGGGACGGGGAGGATGACGTCGAGTTAAGGCCTGAGATGAAGCGATCGGTATATGAATCACGCCGTCGCAGGCAGGATGCGGCTACCAGGGGCGAGCTCAGGACCCTGCTGCATAATATTAACCGGGGTGTCTGAGGCAAACCGCAAGCCGCTGTTTAAGGAGTCACAGATGAGTGTTTCCCCACGTCTGAAAAATATATTGAGCCCACTCTGGCGTCAGATGAGAATCGATCCGCAGCTTCTGGAAGAGAGCAGCAGCTATGTTATGGAAATGGCTGATGGCGTAACGATACAATTTGAAGAAAGTCCGGCGGATTTTTTAACGCTGAGTTCCCTGATCCCGATGCGGGCAGAAGATTTTACCGATGCCGCCACGCTGAATACGCTGTTGCAGTGTAATCTTCTTGGTCTGGCCCATCCGCCAGTCCTGACGGCAACGCTGCCTGAACAACAACGGGTAGTGGTATGGGCACGTCAATCTTTCAGCCTGTTGGATACTCACGAGGTAACCGCTTTGTTTGAGCGTTTCGTCGGGCAGGTCGGGACGCTGCAGCACTTCCTCGCGCTTCCCTCTACAACTGAAACCGCATAAATAAAAAGGGCCCGCTTCGGGGCCCTGAAATTTTCACCGTAAAGCTAATGAGGCTGATAAAAACCGGCTTCCATCATCTTCTCTCTGAACGCGTTGGCGATGACCCGGTTACCGCCGGTGACGGGATAAATGACATTATTGACCACATCGTCAAGGTAATGCTCGCTGAACTCCTGAAAGGTGAGCTGAGAGCCCCCTTCATCATTAATGGCAATTGAGCCCCGGATATAGTCTCCAGCATTGTTGGCTTTCAGACTGTAGCGGCCCATGCAGCTGTTAATAGTGCTCATAAGATCTCCTTGTTACGTCTGGAAAAGGTCATATCAAGTGAGTCCATAGCAATTGACCTATCAAGTTTAGTCTTTGCCGGGGTCAAATTCTAAGAATGTTCTGTAAAGAAAATGCAGAGCGTGACCGCCGTCGCGAAAAAAATCAGCAAAAGTTAAATTGCATTTTAACTGCGCAATTAATTGATAAATAAAGATAATTTTCTTGTGGCCTCAATGGGCTGTACTGAGGGGATTAGCATGGGGTTCAGGGGCATACGCGGCACGGCAAACAATCTTCTTCTATACTCAAGCTGGTACAACATAATGACTTTTTTACTGTGGCTAAGGAAAATGGAATGAAGATTATTCTCTGGATTATTGCGATTATTTTTATTGTAGGACTGCTGACGCTGACGGGTGTGTTTAAAGTTCTGTTCTGACGGGACGTGGGTGGCAGTGGCAAACCGATTCACTGTCACCCTGACTGTATCGCCATCGTTCAGTCTGTGCTCTTACTCCTCTCAGGACGCCATTGCAGCATCTCCTGGTGTTTTTCAGCATCAACCCCGGCCCTGAACAGTAAATCTCTTACCGAAATCCTGTTACCACACCGGATGCAAATGGCGCCGTGGTGATAACTCCCTGCACCGTTGATGATAAAAACAAACCTGTGTTCTCCGCATTTCCGGCATCGGATTCTCATACCTGAAAACTCCCTCCTCCTAAGAAAATTTCTCTTAAGCTTATCAAATTACCGCTGATCAATGATAAGTATTATTCACTAATAAATTAATGTGATGATAACCGTTAACAATGTGATCGGAGGGTGGAATGCGGTTTTTACAGCTTAAGGGGCGGCTGAAGCGATAAATCCCCCTGGTTTGTACAGGGTTTTACCCCTTAAGAGAGTAATAAGCGTAAATAATATTGAATTCACACCTTAAACTCTTTTCGGGCCTGAACGGGCTGGGATAGCGGCATTATCGCTGGTGTTCCTAAGAGAAGTCCTGGTGATTTTACAGTGCTTCATTGTTATTATTTTCATCAGGATCCCTCTGTTTATGCCTGACTGGCTTGTTTATTAAGAGCAGCACAAGCAACTACGTTAAGATCTGTTTAAGCGCGTTGTTTATAATGGCATAACCCTGGCGGGCAACAGCAAAATCAGTGCTGTGCCATGCAGGAGCAGATTTCTCAGTACCCTATGGAAGCGGTTGGAAAAAAGTGAAACAACTCAAACTTACCCTGACTTTAGTAACGCTGGCGGGTTTAAATTTTACTCAGACGGCTCAGGCAGCGACTTTTGTCAAAGGTCTTTCAAATACATGGAATGCTTTCAGTGACAATGTCAGTGAAACCTGGAACACTCCCGATAATATCGATTTGTATGTGCCCGCAGTGACCTGGCATAACAGGCTGACTTACGATTCAGATAAAACCGATCGCTATAATGAGCGGCCCTGGGGCGCGGGCGGCGGTATTTCCCATTACGATGAGAAGGGTAACTGGAATGGCCTCTATCTGATGGCCTTTAAAGACTCCTATAATAAATGGGAGCCCTTTGGGGGGTATGGCTGGGAAAAGACCTGGCGACCGCTGGAAGATAAAAACTTCCGTCTTGGGTTGGGCTACACCGCCGGGATAACAGCGCGGGATAACTGGAACTATATACCCATTCCAGCGGTGTTACCCCTGGCTTCAATAGGTTATAGCAGGGCGACCTTTCAGATGACTTATATTCCAGGAACTTACAATAATGGCAACGTCTATTTCGCCTGGTTCCGCTGGCAGTTTTAGCTACGGGAAAGTGCCGCAATTATGATGTATCTGCCAAAAAGGCGATATTTATCACTTTTTCGCAACTGGCTACTGGACAAAAGCCTCTGCAATTGCTGTACTAACCCGCGACACAGTTGAGTGTCCATTTTTCATGTAAAGGTAATATAGATGTCTAAGATCAAAGGTAGCGTTAAGTGGTTTAATGAGTCCAAAGGATTCGGTTTCATTACTCCTGAAGATGGTAGCAAAGATGTGTTCGTACACTTCTCTGCCATCCAGAGCAACGGTTTCAAAACTCTGGCTGAAGGTCAGCGCGTAGAGTTCGAAATCACCAACGGTGCCAAAGGCCCATCTGCTGCTAACGTTGCCGCCATTTAAGTTATCAGACAGAATTTTAAAAACCCGCCGAATGGCGGGTTTTTTTTGCCTGAAGGTTTCCCCAACCGCAAAAGGCGGGACAGGAAAACACTCGTGCAGTAGAAGATTCAGCGGGAAAAAATTGTTCCAGCCAGAGCGCCACAGCCAGCAGGCTAAGGGCTACGGCCAGAATCTCGCTCAAAGATTTGGGGAATATGTTCATCAGCTTATCTCACCTCTCAGACCTGGATAAGCAAGTGTGGCGAAAGATTATTAAGGAAACATTAATCCTCTGCGCCACAGGCGGTGGATCCCTGCCAGAGGCCAGCTGGTGAAGGAAGAGGATATTACATTGTTACATCCTGCCATTTTCTGCTGTTTTCTTATCCGGACAGCCGGGTTATAAACAGTGCAGAGTGGCCACGCTCAACGTGCCTTAACCTGGAGGAAACACCATGAAAATCCGTCTGGCGGAAGAGAAAGACAGCTTTGCGCTGAGCGCACTGTTAATGGAGTTAGGGTATAAAAATACGGAGAAGGTCATTGGCCCGCGGCTTGCACAACTGATTGAGGACAGCACGGAGCGATTGCTGGTGGCAGAATATGGCAGCACCGTGCTGGGGTTCCTTTCACTGCATTTTATCCCCAGCTCGCGCTGGCAGGAGATTTTGCCCGCATCAGTTACTTCTGCATAGCGGAAGGCGAGCGTAGCAAAGGGGTGGGACAACACCTGTTGCAACATGCTGAAATGCTGGCGCAGCAGCGTGGCTGCGATCGCATGGAAGTGCATTGCCATGATAACCGCATCAAAGCCAACCAGTTCTACCTTCGTGAGGGGTATAGCGAATCTCCCCGCTATCTGATCAAAGGACTCAACGGGTAGTATCGGGGCTCAGGCCGCTGGCCAGTATCAGGGCATCGGCAATGCTCTCAATCTGTCCGGGTTGAATCAACGCGATGCTGACGCGGATAAACTGCACGCCTCCGCTGCGGCATCGCTCACCCGGCAGTACTGCAATGCCTCTGGCAGCCAGTGTGATCATCGCAAACTGCTCGGACGCTACCGGAATAAAAATACTCAGGCCGTCACGATCGGGCAGCGCCAGTCCCCTTTTATTTAATGCCTCCAGTAACCCCCGGCGACGCTGGGCGTAAACTTTTTTTGCCCGACTGACCTGTTGCTGCGTGGCAGGGTCATTCAGCATCCAGGCGACAGCCTGCTGCAATATACGGCTGGTCCAGCCTGCCCCAAAGTTACGCCATGACTGGATGCGTCTGATGTGCGCCGGAGGACCGGAGAGCACGGCCAGCCTCAGATCGGGGCCATATGCCTTGGAGTAGGATCGCACATGTAATGTCCGCTCCGGGAAATACCGTCCCAGACTCCAGACAGGAAAGGCAGACAGCTCTCCAATCCCATCATCCTCAACGATTAACGTCCGGGTTCCTGCCAGCACTTTTGCCAGTTCTTCACTTCTGGCTTCACTGACCGTGTGGCCGGTGGCGGAATGCGTTCTGGGCTGGTAGATAAAGGCCGTGGCGCCTTTGTTAAGCAACATCGCCAGCGCGCCCGGCAGTGGCCCGTGCTCGTCACAGGCCAGCGGCATTATCTCTGCGCCAATGTTATCCAGCATATCCAGCAGGCGGGTGGCGGTTGGATCTTCGATAATAACTTTCTCACCCGCTGAGAACAGCGTCTGCACAATGCAGTTCATGGCATCAAAGCCGCCTTCCGTGGCCAGCCAGGCGTCGGCAGGATAAGGCCAGTCCGGCCTCACGGCTTCCAACAGCGGCAGGGCGATAGGATCGCGCTGATAGCTGTTTAACTGCGGACACTTTATTCCTTCCAGCATCGCCTGTTGCAGGTCCGGCAACAGCGCCGGATCGGGTGAGGCCATAGCGAGATCGGCGCGAATATTGTCGCCATAGTTGCCTATCTTCTCAAAACGCACCGGTCTTGGCGTGACGTTATCGCCACAAACCCAGACGCCACTGCGGCCTTTTCCGG
This genomic window from Erwinia sp. E_sp_B01_1 contains:
- the cspE gene encoding transcription antiterminator/RNA stability regulator CspE translates to MSKIKGSVKWFNESKGFGFITPEDGSKDVFVHFSAIQSNGFKTLAEGQRVEFEITNGAKGPSAANVAAI
- a CDS encoding CesT family type III secretion system chaperone, whose product is MSVSPRLKNILSPLWRQMRIDPQLLEESSSYVMEMADGVTIQFEESPADFLTLSSLIPMRAEDFTDAATLNTLLQCNLLGLAHPPVLTATLPEQQRVVVWARQSFSLLDTHEVTALFERFVGQVGTLQHFLALPSTTETA
- the pagP gene encoding lipid IV(A) palmitoyltransferase PagP; translated protein: MKQLKLTLTLVTLAGLNFTQTAQAATFVKGLSNTWNAFSDNVSETWNTPDNIDLYVPAVTWHNRLTYDSDKTDRYNERPWGAGGGISHYDEKGNWNGLYLMAFKDSYNKWEPFGGYGWEKTWRPLEDKNFRLGLGYTAGITARDNWNYIPIPAVLPLASIGYSRATFQMTYIPGTYNNGNVYFAWFRWQF
- a CDS encoding aminotransferase class I/II-fold pyridoxal phosphate-dependent enzyme, with translation MTSTLDVNWFAERLTDASVKGIAGITASLIREGQIPIGTQLPSVRELAEMLKVSPATVSAAWGQLKKQKVIAGKGRSGVWVCGDNVTPRPVRFEKIGNYGDNIRADLAMASPDPALLPDLQQAMLEGIKCPQLNSYQRDPIALPLLEAVRPDWPYPADAWLATEGGFDAMNCIVQTLFSAGEKVIIEDPTATRLLDMLDNIGAEIMPLACDEHGPLPGALAMLLNKGATAFIYQPRTHSATGHTVSEARSEELAKVLAGTRTLIVEDDGIGELSAFPVWSLGRYFPERTLHVRSYSKAYGPDLRLAVLSGPPAHIRRIQSWRNFGAGWTSRILQQAVAWMLNDPATQQQVSRAKKVYAQRRRGLLEALNKRGLALPDRDGLSIFIPVASEQFAMITLAARGIAVLPGERCRSGGVQFIRVSIALIQPGQIESIADALILASGLSPDTTR
- a CDS encoding sigma 54-interacting transcriptional regulator, with the protein product MLTASDKTDKIELPTGDIHARLHPMVNTLAPLKVDLLLEGETGTGKDTLTRRIYQLSGVKGPLVPVNCAAIPENLAESELFGVMAGAYTGASHARAGYIEASDKGILFLDEIDSMPLILQAKLLRVLETRAIHRLGSTQPVQLDLRVIAASQTPLVDLVEQGRFRRDLYFRLSTIKIETPTVRDHAELIIPLFRRFTQEAAMRLQQAVPARSLALDEALLLHSWPGNIRELKAAAERHVLQLPPLCNITSGEGEATLLKERLRRIERSLIKDCLHRHGHKIDDVVHELGIPRRTLYHRIKLLNIVA